The genomic stretch CATCCAGACCCTCAAGGAAAGCCTGGCCGGCAACAGGATCAAGGCACTGACCGGCATCCTGAATGGCACGGCCAACTTCATCATGTCCGAAATGACGGACAAGGGCGAGGACTTCGCCACGGTCCTGGCCAAGGCCCAGGCCAAGGGCTACGCCGAGGCCGACCCGACCCTGGACGTGGAAGGCATCGACGCGGCCCACAAACTCGTCATCCTGATCCGGCTGGCCTATGGACAGGACTATCCCATGAGCCGTCTGACCGTCGAAGGCATCTCCCAGGTGGACCAGTTCGACATTACCCTGGCCCGGGAATTTGGCTATCGCATCAAGCTCCTGGCCCAGGTCCGGGACAAATCCGGCCTGCTCCAGGGCGGAGTCTATCCGGCCCTGCTGCGGGAAGACCATATCCTGGCCAAGGTGGATGGGCCGTTCAACGCCATCCTGCTGGAAGGCAACGCCGTGGGCCCGGTCATGCTCTATGGGCAAGGCGCCGGCGACCTGCCAACGGGCAGCGCGGTCCTGGCCGACATTCTGGCGCTGGCCAGAACCAATTTCACCCCCAACAACACCGGCTTTCTCGAATCGCGCCTGCCCCTGGCCCAAATCCTGGCGCCGGAACTGACCGTGTTCCGCCATTACTTCCGCTTCACGGTCGTTGACCGCCCCGGAGTCATGGCCTCCATTGCCGGAGTCATGGGCGAATACAATATCAGCATTGCCCAGGTCGTGCAGCGCCAGTGCGCGCCAAACGACGGCGTGCCCATCGTCTTCATCAGTCATTCGGCCCAGATGCAAAACGTCGCCGCCGCCCTGGATACCATCAAGAAATCCAGCTTCGTGCTGGCTCCACCCGTTCACTATAGGATCATCTGATGTCCAAAGTGCTCTTTCTCGTGGCCGACGGCATGGCCGGCTGGCCCCTGGATATTCTTGGCGGACGGACCAGCTTGGCCGCCGCCCACACTCCGACCATGGACACCCTGGCCCGGTCCAGTCGATGCGGCCGCTGTCAAACCGTGCCCGAGGGCATGGCCCCGGGATCGGACGTGGCCAACATGGCCCTGCTCGGATACGACCCCAGACAGCATCATACCGGACGCGGCCCCATCGAAGCCGCGGCCCAGGGCCTGCGTCTGGCCCCGGACGACCTGGTCTGGCGCATGAATCTGGTCACGGTCTCGAAGCTGACGCCCACGGGCATCATGCGGGACTATTCCTCCGGGCATATCTCCACCCAAACCGCCACGCCACTCGTGGCCCGGTTGGCCGAAATCGCCCAGGACGGAATCTTCACGCCCGTTCCCGGCATCCAGTATCGCCACCTGCTCGTGCAAAAAAACGGGGCCACCACACCAGCGGCCACCTTGGCCATCCGACCGCCCCACGACATCCTGGACCAGAGCATCGACGAGGACCTGCGCGCCTTTGCCAGCTTTCCGGAGATGGACGCCTTTATCCGTCGGGCCCACGCCTTTCTGGCCAATGAACCCTCGTCGACGGCCACCTCGATCTGGCCCTGGGGC from Deltaproteobacteria bacterium encodes the following:
- a CDS encoding homoserine dehydrogenase, with the protein product MISSTPKNTAHGLQSFDRRTPIRIQTTVRLDYLFYATVFVVEDTLNDSVIHLGLAGLGTVGSGLLKIIQENNDWITRRLGKSLKVKTIMVRDLEKPRNVCPSPDTTFTTNIDDLINDPQIDIIVELAGGIAFPRQLITQALAHGKSVVTANKALLAEHGPELFEMAASKNLGLYYEASVAGGIPIIQTLKESLAGNRIKALTGILNGTANFIMSEMTDKGEDFATVLAKAQAKGYAEADPTLDVEGIDAAHKLVILIRLAYGQDYPMSRLTVEGISQVDQFDITLAREFGYRIKLLAQVRDKSGLLQGGVYPALLREDHILAKVDGPFNAILLEGNAVGPVMLYGQGAGDLPTGSAVLADILALARTNFTPNNTGFLESRLPLAQILAPELTVFRHYFRFTVVDRPGVMASIAGVMGEYNISIAQVVQRQCAPNDGVPIVFISHSAQMQNVAAALDTIKKSSFVLAPPVHYRII
- the apgM gene encoding 2,3-bisphosphoglycerate-independent phosphoglycerate mutase, with the translated sequence MSKVLFLVADGMAGWPLDILGGRTSLAAAHTPTMDTLARSSRCGRCQTVPEGMAPGSDVANMALLGYDPRQHHTGRGPIEAAAQGLRLAPDDLVWRMNLVTVSKLTPTGIMRDYSSGHISTQTATPLVARLAEIAQDGIFTPVPGIQYRHLLVQKNGATTPAATLAIRPPHDILDQSIDEDLRAFASFPEMDAFIRRAHAFLANEPSSTATSIWPWGQGRPLNLPDFHQRRGLRGAVVSAVDLVKGLGRAAGMEVADVPGANGLIDTNYEGKVQAALEFLTRGDFVYVHVEAPDECGHMGDADLKRQSIELFDQRIVAPVLDALRDTDATIVITCDHFTPVVRRTHTVDPVPFLVHRTRVPSPDGPSAFTEDTAAASGLFLPHGEDLMALALESAS